The Mytilus galloprovincialis chromosome 2, xbMytGall1.hap1.1, whole genome shotgun sequence genome has a window encoding:
- the LOC143064733 gene encoding caspase-3-like isoform X1 — protein MKPSQQKNDSTREDTNVKTDQRRKKLVNPSANQIEFLMEVYDSVLFGKNKKKETKTAQVVELHLGTTVLPLKDARGVLSLIEQLKTDQKYSATLGFLSDLFRKLNTLEDGQFSRIEIDMTVRQYQDYTDGFQYRLTVKPVGYCLLITNSEFYQVPGCPISKKLPNRPGVEGDAKRLEGLMSTIGYKVLRKDNLKKWEIEREMKAMAEADHKKFDCFVCIISSHGTANKVYGSDGYDLMLGPQLKRFTVDACPDLDGKPKIFLFQACNIETEDKMQKTLQPLINETDFLYGFSTLPGNLAYNPKDREKTGSYYLYSLYKHLSDKYKACDLVAILEDMNRELAEKKSELRPGDLGSVTMFVDCLRGHLFFQ, from the exons ATGAAACCGTCGCAACAGAAAAATGATTCTACCCGAGAG GATACAAATGTAAAGACGGATCAGAGACGGAAAAAACTGGTCAACCCATCTGCCAATCAGATAG AATTTCTCATGGAAGTGTACGATTCCGTTCTATTCG gtaaaaataagaaaaaggaaacaaaaacTGCACAAGTCGTAGAACTCCATCTGGGAACAACAGTGCTGCCACTGAAAGATGCTCGTGGTGTGTTAAGTCTGATAGAACAGCTGaaaacagaccagaaatattccGCCACACTAGGTTTTTTGTCAGATTTGTTCAGGAAGTTGAATACGTTGGAAGATGGCCAATTCTCCAGAATAGAGATTGACATGACTGTTCGACAATACCAAGACTATACCGATGGATTTCAGTACAGGCTGACTGTAAAACCAGTTG GTTACTGTTTATTGATAACCAATAGTGAATTTTATCAAGTTCCGGGTTGTCCGATCAGTAAAAAGTTGCCCAACAGACCAGGTGTGGAAGGTGATGCAA AACGACTAGAGGGGCTTATGTCAACGATTGGTTATAAAGTACTTAGGAAGGATAATTTGAAGAAATGGGAGATAGAGCGTGAAATGAAAGCTATGGCAGAAGCTGATCACAAGAAATTCGActgttttgtttgtattatttCCAGTCACGGGACAGCCAACAAAGTTTACGGCAGTGACGGGTATGATCTCATGTTAGGTCCCCAGTTAAAAAGATTCACTGTAGATGCATGTCCAGATCTAGATGGAAAACCGAAGATATTTTTGTTTCAGGCATGCAACATAGAAACTGAAG ATAAGATGCAAAAAACATTGCAGCCCCTGATAAATGAGACAGACTTTCTTTATGGTTTTTCGACACTGCCGGGCAATCTAGCATACAACCCAAAGGACAGAGAAAAGACTGGATCATATTATCTCTACTCACTATATAAACATCTCAGTGACAAATACAAAGC gtGCGATTTGGTTGCAATTCTTGAGGACATGAATAGAGAATTGGCTGAAAAGAAGTCAGAACTTAGACCTGGTGATTTAGGATCCGTTACAATGTTTGTTGACTGTCTCAGAggtcatttattttttcaatga
- the LOC143064733 gene encoding caspase-3-like isoform X2: MKPSQQKNDSTREDTNVKTDQRRKKLVNPSANQIGKNKKKETKTAQVVELHLGTTVLPLKDARGVLSLIEQLKTDQKYSATLGFLSDLFRKLNTLEDGQFSRIEIDMTVRQYQDYTDGFQYRLTVKPVGYCLLITNSEFYQVPGCPISKKLPNRPGVEGDAKRLEGLMSTIGYKVLRKDNLKKWEIEREMKAMAEADHKKFDCFVCIISSHGTANKVYGSDGYDLMLGPQLKRFTVDACPDLDGKPKIFLFQACNIETEDKMQKTLQPLINETDFLYGFSTLPGNLAYNPKDREKTGSYYLYSLYKHLSDKYKACDLVAILEDMNRELAEKKSELRPGDLGSVTMFVDCLRGHLFFQ; encoded by the exons ATGAAACCGTCGCAACAGAAAAATGATTCTACCCGAGAG GATACAAATGTAAAGACGGATCAGAGACGGAAAAAACTGGTCAACCCATCTGCCAATCAGATAG gtaaaaataagaaaaaggaaacaaaaacTGCACAAGTCGTAGAACTCCATCTGGGAACAACAGTGCTGCCACTGAAAGATGCTCGTGGTGTGTTAAGTCTGATAGAACAGCTGaaaacagaccagaaatattccGCCACACTAGGTTTTTTGTCAGATTTGTTCAGGAAGTTGAATACGTTGGAAGATGGCCAATTCTCCAGAATAGAGATTGACATGACTGTTCGACAATACCAAGACTATACCGATGGATTTCAGTACAGGCTGACTGTAAAACCAGTTG GTTACTGTTTATTGATAACCAATAGTGAATTTTATCAAGTTCCGGGTTGTCCGATCAGTAAAAAGTTGCCCAACAGACCAGGTGTGGAAGGTGATGCAA AACGACTAGAGGGGCTTATGTCAACGATTGGTTATAAAGTACTTAGGAAGGATAATTTGAAGAAATGGGAGATAGAGCGTGAAATGAAAGCTATGGCAGAAGCTGATCACAAGAAATTCGActgttttgtttgtattatttCCAGTCACGGGACAGCCAACAAAGTTTACGGCAGTGACGGGTATGATCTCATGTTAGGTCCCCAGTTAAAAAGATTCACTGTAGATGCATGTCCAGATCTAGATGGAAAACCGAAGATATTTTTGTTTCAGGCATGCAACATAGAAACTGAAG ATAAGATGCAAAAAACATTGCAGCCCCTGATAAATGAGACAGACTTTCTTTATGGTTTTTCGACACTGCCGGGCAATCTAGCATACAACCCAAAGGACAGAGAAAAGACTGGATCATATTATCTCTACTCACTATATAAACATCTCAGTGACAAATACAAAGC gtGCGATTTGGTTGCAATTCTTGAGGACATGAATAGAGAATTGGCTGAAAAGAAGTCAGAACTTAGACCTGGTGATTTAGGATCCGTTACAATGTTTGTTGACTGTCTCAGAggtcatttattttttcaatga
- the LOC143062449 gene encoding caspase-3-like isoform X3, with protein sequence MAASNKTTKGQGKEDGKLKKDKKYIVQGLNGGPQEDETPQKITKGKSGKTESIELKLGTTELPLADAQLVLDQYKKLKTDDRFVNTSGFLTELFRKLQPLEKGHSTRLEVDMIVRQFQDYSEGFKYKMDAKPRENLETVLTGLGFRVVRKDNLKKWEMEHEIKTIARADHKAFDCFLLILSSHGNIGKLYGSDGQQILMSQQLKLFKQETCKDLKGKPKLCFFQACPVGEEDVLVVADTATLPMEGNNKGEKSIPDDKPKFLINDVDFLVGYSSLPGSVSYRSEQSSSFYLNSLYKNLKDKGEAYDLVTILEDVNRELTAKKAKYRAGDVNAVSTFVSCLRGPIFFQ encoded by the exons ATGGCAGCATCAAACAAGACGACTAAAGGTCAAGGAAAAGAGGATGGCAAGCTTAAAAAAGACAAGAAATATATTGTTCAAGGTTTAAATGGTGGTCCACAGGAAG ATGAGACACCACAGAAGATAACCAAAGGTAAATCGGGGAAAACTGAAAGTATTGAACTTAAGTTAGGAACTACAGAATTGCCTCTGGCAGACGCTCAACTGGTTTTGGATCAgtacaaaaagttaaaaacagaCGATAGGTTCGTAAACACATCAGGTTTTCTCACAGAGCTTTTCCGGAAGTTGCAGCCATTAGAGAAGGGTCATTCCACTAGATTAGAAGTGGACATGATAGTAAGGCAGTTCCAGGATTACAGTGAAGGATTTAAGTACAAGATGGATGCTAAACCAAGAG AAAACCTAGAAACAGTTTTAACGGGACTAGGATTCCGTGTAGTTAGGAAAGATAACCTGAAAAAATGGGAAATGGAACATGAAATAAAGACCATAGCTCGTGCTGATCATAAAGCCTTTGACTGTTTTCTACTTATTTTGTCCAGCCATGGAAATATAGGGAAATTATACGGCAGTGACGGGCAACAAATTTTGATGAGTCAACAATTAAAGTTGTTCAAACAGGAAACGTGCAAAGATCTGAAAGGCAAACCAAAACTATGTTTCTTTCAGGCCTGTCCAGTTGGCGAAGAAGATG TACTTGTAGTTGCAGACACAGCAACTCTGCCAATGGAAGGAAATAATAAAGGGGAAAAGAGTATACCAGACGATAAACCCAAGTTTCTGATTAACGACGTTGATTTTCTAGTGGGATACTCCTCTCTACCTGGGTCTGTTAGTTACCGGTCTGAACAGTCCTCATCATTTTATCTCAACTCACTCTACAAAAATCTCAAAGACAAAGGCGAGGC ATACGATCTTGTAACTATTTTGGAAGATGTTAATCGTGAACTCACTGCTAAGAAAGCTAAGTACAGAGCTGGCGATGTAAATGCCGTATCAACTTTTGTTTCATGTCTACGAGGACCAATATTCTTCCAATAA
- the LOC143062449 gene encoding caspase-3-like isoform X2 gives MAASNKTTKGQGKEDGKLKKDKKYIVQGLNGGPQEDETPQKITKGKSGKTESIELKLGTTELPLADAQLVLDQYKKLKTDDRFVNTSGFLTELFRKLQPLEKGHSTRLEVDMIVRQFQDYSEGFKYKMDAKPRGYALIISNGTFYQIPGDPLSRELPKRPGADTDAENLETVLTGLGFRVVRKDNLKKWEMEHEIKTIARADHKAFDCFLLILSSHGNIGKLYGSDGQQILMSQQLKLFKQETCKDLKGKPKLCFFQACPVGEEDVADTATLPMEGNNKGEKSIPDDKPKFLINDVDFLVGYSSLPGSVSYRSEQSSSFYLNSLYKNLKDKGEAYDLVTILEDVNRELTAKKAKYRAGDVNAVSTFVSCLRGPIFFQ, from the exons ATGGCAGCATCAAACAAGACGACTAAAGGTCAAGGAAAAGAGGATGGCAAGCTTAAAAAAGACAAGAAATATATTGTTCAAGGTTTAAATGGTGGTCCACAGGAAG ATGAGACACCACAGAAGATAACCAAAGGTAAATCGGGGAAAACTGAAAGTATTGAACTTAAGTTAGGAACTACAGAATTGCCTCTGGCAGACGCTCAACTGGTTTTGGATCAgtacaaaaagttaaaaacagaCGATAGGTTCGTAAACACATCAGGTTTTCTCACAGAGCTTTTCCGGAAGTTGCAGCCATTAGAGAAGGGTCATTCCACTAGATTAGAAGTGGACATGATAGTAAGGCAGTTCCAGGATTACAGTGAAGGATTTAAGTACAAGATGGATGCTAAACCAAGAG GTTATGCATTAATCATTAGTAATGGAACATTCTACCAGATTCCTGGAGACCCTTTAAGTAGAGAATTACCGAAAAGACCAGGAGCAGACACTGATGCAG AAAACCTAGAAACAGTTTTAACGGGACTAGGATTCCGTGTAGTTAGGAAAGATAACCTGAAAAAATGGGAAATGGAACATGAAATAAAGACCATAGCTCGTGCTGATCATAAAGCCTTTGACTGTTTTCTACTTATTTTGTCCAGCCATGGAAATATAGGGAAATTATACGGCAGTGACGGGCAACAAATTTTGATGAGTCAACAATTAAAGTTGTTCAAACAGGAAACGTGCAAAGATCTGAAAGGCAAACCAAAACTATGTTTCTTTCAGGCCTGTCCAGTTGGCGAAGAAGATG TTGCAGACACAGCAACTCTGCCAATGGAAGGAAATAATAAAGGGGAAAAGAGTATACCAGACGATAAACCCAAGTTTCTGATTAACGACGTTGATTTTCTAGTGGGATACTCCTCTCTACCTGGGTCTGTTAGTTACCGGTCTGAACAGTCCTCATCATTTTATCTCAACTCACTCTACAAAAATCTCAAAGACAAAGGCGAGGC ATACGATCTTGTAACTATTTTGGAAGATGTTAATCGTGAACTCACTGCTAAGAAAGCTAAGTACAGAGCTGGCGATGTAAATGCCGTATCAACTTTTGTTTCATGTCTACGAGGACCAATATTCTTCCAATAA
- the LOC143062449 gene encoding caspase-3-like isoform X1, translating into MAASNKTTKGQGKEDGKLKKDKKYIVQGLNGGPQEDETPQKITKGKSGKTESIELKLGTTELPLADAQLVLDQYKKLKTDDRFVNTSGFLTELFRKLQPLEKGHSTRLEVDMIVRQFQDYSEGFKYKMDAKPRGYALIISNGTFYQIPGDPLSRELPKRPGADTDAENLETVLTGLGFRVVRKDNLKKWEMEHEIKTIARADHKAFDCFLLILSSHGNIGKLYGSDGQQILMSQQLKLFKQETCKDLKGKPKLCFFQACPVGEEDVLVVADTATLPMEGNNKGEKSIPDDKPKFLINDVDFLVGYSSLPGSVSYRSEQSSSFYLNSLYKNLKDKGEAYDLVTILEDVNRELTAKKAKYRAGDVNAVSTFVSCLRGPIFFQ; encoded by the exons ATGGCAGCATCAAACAAGACGACTAAAGGTCAAGGAAAAGAGGATGGCAAGCTTAAAAAAGACAAGAAATATATTGTTCAAGGTTTAAATGGTGGTCCACAGGAAG ATGAGACACCACAGAAGATAACCAAAGGTAAATCGGGGAAAACTGAAAGTATTGAACTTAAGTTAGGAACTACAGAATTGCCTCTGGCAGACGCTCAACTGGTTTTGGATCAgtacaaaaagttaaaaacagaCGATAGGTTCGTAAACACATCAGGTTTTCTCACAGAGCTTTTCCGGAAGTTGCAGCCATTAGAGAAGGGTCATTCCACTAGATTAGAAGTGGACATGATAGTAAGGCAGTTCCAGGATTACAGTGAAGGATTTAAGTACAAGATGGATGCTAAACCAAGAG GTTATGCATTAATCATTAGTAATGGAACATTCTACCAGATTCCTGGAGACCCTTTAAGTAGAGAATTACCGAAAAGACCAGGAGCAGACACTGATGCAG AAAACCTAGAAACAGTTTTAACGGGACTAGGATTCCGTGTAGTTAGGAAAGATAACCTGAAAAAATGGGAAATGGAACATGAAATAAAGACCATAGCTCGTGCTGATCATAAAGCCTTTGACTGTTTTCTACTTATTTTGTCCAGCCATGGAAATATAGGGAAATTATACGGCAGTGACGGGCAACAAATTTTGATGAGTCAACAATTAAAGTTGTTCAAACAGGAAACGTGCAAAGATCTGAAAGGCAAACCAAAACTATGTTTCTTTCAGGCCTGTCCAGTTGGCGAAGAAGATG TACTTGTAGTTGCAGACACAGCAACTCTGCCAATGGAAGGAAATAATAAAGGGGAAAAGAGTATACCAGACGATAAACCCAAGTTTCTGATTAACGACGTTGATTTTCTAGTGGGATACTCCTCTCTACCTGGGTCTGTTAGTTACCGGTCTGAACAGTCCTCATCATTTTATCTCAACTCACTCTACAAAAATCTCAAAGACAAAGGCGAGGC ATACGATCTTGTAACTATTTTGGAAGATGTTAATCGTGAACTCACTGCTAAGAAAGCTAAGTACAGAGCTGGCGATGTAAATGCCGTATCAACTTTTGTTTCATGTCTACGAGGACCAATATTCTTCCAATAA